One Camelus ferus isolate YT-003-E chromosome 19, BCGSAC_Cfer_1.0, whole genome shotgun sequence genomic window, CCCCTGGACGGGCAATCACAGTGGAACGAGACCGCATTTGTGCACTCCCCGCAATGCAACTCACACCTATTGACAGTAGGTCCTCAATAACTGGGTTGAGATGAATCAAGATGAGAATTGTTGGCTGGAGAGGCTTCAAACAGCAACAACAGGGAATGTTCTGGTATAGGGCACGCGGAATGTGTAGATTAACACAACTAGGTAGACACCCAGAATTTGTGAGTCACTGCGGAGGGCCCTGGCTCCATACCACCAAAAGCCAAATTCCAGTCGAAAATAAACTGATGTTGTTAGGGATCTAAGCTCTCCTGGAGAGTTAATTTATACTATAAAGAGCCCTACCCAATGCAACCCCAATTAATCAAAGCTCTCCATTAAGTAAGGGCTGTTTCTATCTCCTGGGGCTGGTATCTAAAACCCCCAATGCGCCCAGAAGGCAGGTAGTCTGTGATAGCAAGAAAGAAGTCTGTGTGCTTGTCCCAAGACAATCAAGGGTACACCAGAAAGGAGGTGGAGGGTCCTTGGCAGCTGAGACATAGGGGAGGCACCGGCAGTGCTCCAAGTACTGGTTAATACACAGTCAAAAACAAATGGTCTCTGAGTGAAGTATGATTATGCCTATTTAACaaccaagaaaaacagaagaggccAGAACTTAAGCCCCTTCCCAAGAGTGCAGCACGGCTGTCAAGGAGAGCAGGATGCCGGGAAGTCATCCGGGCTTGGCTATCTGCTTAGCTGCTTTACATCAGCAGCCTCACTAACCTCAGTGCCTCAGTTGtcttacctgtaaaatagggataattatAGACTTTCAAAGGTGGCTGTGAGGATTGAATCAGCTAACAGGTTTAAGGCTTTGAGAACAGCTCCCGGCACACAGccaatgagttttatttttattaacaggaTGAAACGGGGACTAAGGCCTTCTGACTCCAGTCAATACCAATGTTCTACTGTATCCCATTCATTTCCAGGGCCCTTAATGCCGCCTTTTATGTATGTCAGGGTAGCCAAAGATCACCATTCAGCCGCTGCCGCTACCTCTACCTCTACCTGGGGTTCTCTAAACTCTGAGGCCCCACCCTACAGCAGAGAATTCAGAGTTGCTTTCTGGAGGCCTGGGACGGGTGCCTGGCTCTGAGCCTGAAGTTTCCCTAGGCTGAGAGACTGCAGGCCGACAGCCCCTCCACTAAGACCCTGGCCGCTCCCCACACCCGCTCCCCTTCACAGCTTACTGAAGTCtacttccttccttgcttccccaggcctctctcctcccaggaggaACTCTACTGTTTTCCAGGACACCCACCACTCGTAACCTCGCACTGTGGTCGTCTGGGTACGTACGTGTCTTCTGTGTGCCTCATGGAGGAAACGTGGTACAGCCTCTTCTAATACGATGTGTGGCTCAGTCACCACTGGGCATCGGTGTGCAGACAAGACTACAGCCCACAGGCCGAGATTCCCACCCATGTCAAGCCACCTAAAGGCATCTTGAGTACAGCAAACGTTAAATAATTGGTAAAATGAAACAAGTTTTACCAAGTTAGGATAAGCTAGGCTCCTAGTTTCCAAACTTCTAATTCAGttgtcttggattttttttctttctttttgtctttatttgttgCCTTTGTCAGAAAGATCAGTGTGCACCTTAGAGAGAGCACCAGAATTTGAGTTTGACAGTGAGCTCAGGCTTGCCTGCTGTCTAAGTGGCAGTAATCTTGAACCCAGTTTTAGGTGCATTCAGGACAGGGTCCTTCGGCGATGGAAACAAGAGTATAAAAGCAAACTCTTGATGCCttaactcttttcttttaatgaaaactACTTGAAAATTAAAGCCACCAACCCATCAATCAAATAATTTACAGGATTGTTAATCTGGTTTAAAAAAGCCTGGGAGGGTGGTTTGAATCCTACCACAAACTCATCTGGGGCAAGCCTTGTCCCTTTTCTGGGCTTCCATTTCCTCCCCTGTGAAACAGAAGGTCAGGTCAGACGTCTGAGATTGCTCACTACTGACCAACTTCGGTTCTCTATATAATACTCTGCGTAGGACTTACCTGGTCTATGTTTAGAGAGGAGGGAAAGACACAAAGACAGAAGTCTATCAAAGTTGGCTAAGATGAAGACCTGCCATTAGGAAGTCTCCTCCCCCTTCTTTGATATTGGATtattcatgtataatttttttaaactatagaaCACCTTCTGGTCAAGTTGATACTACAGCGGAGGAAGAAACAATCATTCTCTATTTGGCCCAATTGTGAAATAAATTCCACTTTTTTCTCTACGGATCCACATGTTCCTAGGCCCACTtctctgctaactttgggctaaCTCCTGATTCtcattttttctgttaatttctagAACATGGTACAAAGCCGCTGTTAATGAGCCAACTTGCCTATTCCTCCTGTGACCCTGGTTAGTGTTTGAATCTCCTACAGGTCCTTAAACTTTTCAAATTAAGTTCCTTTGGgtcaaagagtttttttttcttctgcaaatatCACTATAGGCTCTCAGTAGAAGTTTGTGGATTTGGTTCATTGAAACTTTAAGGCACATTAACACTTATCTGTTCAAAATTATTGTGAATTGCAGGCGACTGGGCAAGAGGTGACTGCAAAGGACATTCTGATTAATGACAGAGCTGAACCAGATTATCTGTAAACTAGAAGGAATCTGCCCCAGGGCAGATTAAGACTGCTAACTCTCGGAAGGTGAAGTCAAGAAAACTTAACCTGGAGTATTGTGGGTCTGTGTTCTCTAATATTGCTAGCAAAAAGCTCAATGCccatttactgctttttaaattgacACCTGACATGTAAGTGTGAACATCAGTTTCATAAGCAGAGACAACATGCATGGTCTGTACTGCTGCATCCCTGGGCCCAGAACACGGACTGACCCACATTAGAGGCTCATATTTAAGACTCCAAACAACTAAAATGGACATATTAAGTCTGTgacctaaaaacaaaatatttttcttttttttttttttttttaggcctcAGTTTTAGTTCACAAAGGGAGTAAGAAAATACCAGTGTTTCTGTCAACTTGGCGCTGCCGACAACACAGGAAACCAAATGTGTTCCATGGTCAAACAAATTTGGGAAACTTAGACAGGAACACTGTCAATCTCGATGGGGATGATGGTGGGAGATTCAAGATGTAGCCTGAATTTACTGGAAAAACAGTGAATTTCTCCTCCTTTGGAGCCCTTGCTGACATTCTCAGGCTGCAAAACAACTCTGTGACAGGCGACCCTTATCCTATGAATAAAGGAACGCACCCCACAGTTTTAAACAACTTGTCCCCTGTCTTCTGAAGTCAGTTAAACCAGGACTAAAAGTCTGACCCCATAGTGCACGGTATTAACCACTGTGCTATGCTGCTACTGTTGGCTGTAGTTTTGACAAATTCTACAAATGAAGAGTTTGAACAGTGTATGCAGGGAGAGGAAGTGAAGACTTCTACCCCAGGTTGAAGTTTCAAAACTGGTATCAATGAACTGAGGGTAGAAGGGGATTCTTTGGCAAATTCCTATATCCAAAGACAGTCGTGTAATATGAAGCCCAGACCATTCACTATTCACGGAGACGACAGtctgagaatgaaataaagagCTTGCAGGATACCAGTAAGCTATAGGCATCTCCTGGAAAGTCTTTTTGAAACAAATATATTCACCCAGGAGAGAGGGTGGGCTTTGTAGGGCGATCGGGCAGGAATGGGCATAAAATGCAGAAGCCTATTTTGAAAAAGGACCACTGGTGATACTGATCGTGTCCTGCAATCCACTGTCAAGCAATGTACTTGAAACAAGACAGAGAGTTCTCTTGGGATGGGCGTGTAGGATCTTAAAGTTAGGCAACAGCTACAAACAAAATGCCCAGTCCAACCCCACCCGAAATCCTACCCATTCTTACAGGTCAGCTTTCGTTCATCCTCCAGGTAAGGAGAGTACAGTGACCCCTTTTAAACAGGATTGAGACTTTGAATCAAGACAGATTTGGGTTCCCGTCGCTTATGCCATGAAAAATTCTAGTAAAGAAACTAGGAGTACAACCCTACTTCCCTTACATGCTGATTAACCTTCATCAACTTATGCTTGTTACACCTTTACTTTCTCCATTTATAGAAAGAGGAGAGGATTTACTTTGAAAGTTATTATCTAAAGTCACTCTAAGATATCTGAAGCATAGTTAGGGCTCAGATTAGCAACCTCTCCGCTGAGGACgtctccttgggcctccctagCCCACTGGCCCTCTCTTCTCTGAACAAACGGATCTTGGCCACCTATAGTCTGACAAGACATTTGAGTACTGAGCACTCAGGATGAATACACTCCCTAACTGCGGTAAAACCTCAAAACTAGGACGAGCCCTCCCAGGACTGCAACCCCCGCCTTGCTTCACTGAGCCCCATCCTTCTTATAAATAAAACCACTTGCAAACCAGCCTCAGAGGATTAAGAATGTGaaaaactggagggaaaagatGTTAGATGTTGTTATGTGAAAGCTCTAGGCCCACCTGTGGGGTTATTATTCTGCAGGCCCCAAGAGGACTTAGCCAGAAAACCACCAATTTGCTTGACTGCCCTGGGATGAAGGAAGAGCTGAGAGGGGCGGAGGGTTGTCTCAGAGGAAAATGAAGACTAGGAAGTAAGAGTTTGCAGGGTGGAGCTGGAGGGTGTCAGGATATTTGGAACCAGACAGGGAGGGGATGTGGGTGGGTCCAGccaagtttttcctttttgttagttttgggagggaaagagaagaggcccTGGAGCGGGGAGGACTCTGAAGTTCTTCTACCAACTCTGAATCCTATGCCCTCCACTCCCAAATCAACCCCTAAGAGAGCAGGACGTTTCATAATAATGGCtcacacttactgagcacttactaagaCAATGGTTGGCACTTAATGAGCACTTGTTATGAAAATACCAGCTAACGTTTGTGCTGGGGTCTGAACCTGGATGCTGAAATGAGAGGAGGGCCCGAGTGCCAGGTCCCGAAAGGAGGGTGTGTCTACGTCCAGGGTGACAGGACCAGGAGCACGGTCTAGGGGCCCAGGGGTCAACTGGGGCCGAGCCCACTAGCTTACTGGGTCCAGGCCCTGCTTGGCCAGGGCGGCCCGCGGCGCTCTTACCTTTGAGCGAGGTCTCCACCAGGCGCAGGTAAAGCTGCGAGCTCTTGTTGCCGTGGCTCATGCGCTGAGCTAGCCCGTTGCGCTGCAGGACGCACTCCTCAAACTGCACGACGTTCTGGTGGCGCCGCTTGAGGCTGGTCAGGGCCCAGAATTCGGCCAGCGCTAGCTCCACGTTCTCGGGGGCGTCGCAGCGGATCTTCTTGACCGCCACCCGGGCCCCGCTGCGCCCGGCCACTGCCTCGTAAACCACACCGTAGCTGCCGCGCCCGATCTCCGCCAACAGGCTGTAGCGCGGCCGCGCCGACCCGCCGCCGCCCTCCGGCCGCCGCCGCGCCAGGTAGGCCTCGCCCGGGGCCTCGGCCGCCACCGGATCCATGGCctgggccgccgccgccggcctCAGCTTCGCGCTGAGCGCCCGCGGCACTGGGCTTCGCCTTTTCCGCTCGGGGCTTTGTGTACCTCTGCGGGCGCCGTCCTCCTCCCCCGTTTCCATGGCTGCGGGCGGCGGGGGGAGCAGCAACGGCGCTGCCCGGGCCCCCCCTGCCTCATCCCTCCGTCCGGCCCCGGGACGCGGAGGAGCGGGACCTTGGATTGTGACCTGCGGGCGGAAGAAGCGGTTAAACGACCAGGCCGAGGCGGGGAGGCCAGGAGAGCAGGCCGCAGGGcgtcccacctcctcctccgGCCGCCGCGGCCCCTTTAAGACGGAAGCCACGGCTGCTGACTGAACGGGGGAGGGGAAAGCGGGAAAGACGAAACCACAGGGCAGTGGCTCAGAGGGGGGAGccggaaagaaaagcaaaaactccCCGCCTTTTCAGTTAATTTATCGTGTAGCAATACGAAAAGCGAGGACCCGCAGATTTCGCGACCTAGGAAAATCGCCTTAAGAAGCAATTCGGACTGTTTAAGTCTTTTTCCCCGCCTGACTCCCTGTGGGATGCCCCTCCCCGCGTCCCGTCCTGTGATCTCCCGGGTGTAAACAGACCATTGAATTAAGCCCGAGCTGGAGCCCAGCGGACCGGCCCAAGTCCCGCAGGGCCGCGGGTGGAAGGGGATGACTTAAAAGTTCGGCGTCCCTGAGCGCGCCGACCAGGGGGCTCCAACTGCCCTCCCTAGGCTCCCGAGACGGCGGGGGTGCTTTCAGCTTCGGTACTAGCTTTTACTCCGCGGACCGCGCCCTTACCTGGCTGGCGCCCTTCCACTTCCGGGCAGCCCGTTTCCCCCCTAAGGCCCCCGGCTGGGGATGGTCTGCTCCAGGCTGGGGCTGCCTCCGGTACGGAGCCGCGCGAGAGGCTGTGGCCCGCGCCAGGCGTGCGGCGCAGCCTGCAGCTGCACGGGTGATGGCAGCGTCGCTCTCAGGGGAGAACTGGGCGGCTAGGCTCTCCACGTGTTCGCGCCAGCTGAGCCCTTTACGTAACCCCTTTATATAAGCCGCACCTCCCGCCCTCACTCGGGCCCGCGGGGGCTCCTGGTGTCCCATCTCCCGGGAGGCAGGCCGAGTACCGCGCCGCCGGGGTCCTGCCAAGGTCGGCGGGCCAGCCGCAGCCGGGCGCACCCGGCACGCCACGCCGGGGCCCAATCACAGGCGAGAacacaaaacccacaaaaaataGGCGCCAAATTCCAGCGATCCGCTGTGGCTTCCCGGCCTCCGCAGCTGTCTGCGCACCGcaacctcttcttttcctctctggctcTGAGAGAAGAGGAACCGCACCCAGTAGGCCCTAATAAATGCTGATTGGTTGAGTGGATTGGTCGGTTTAATTAACTCACAAGTCGTGCCTGGGAACCGCCAGGACTGGGCTGGAATCCACACCCTGTCTCCTATTAGCCCCTTAATCCTGGGCAGATCATTGCCTACttggagtctcagtttcctcttataCAAAGTGGGTAAACTGCGTTTTACCTCCCAGGGTTGATAGCCGCAagtgaaatgtatatatttatatataaagtggCTAACTGGATGCAAGGCTAAGAGCGCTTAGTGTAAGCTCCACTTAAgcatgaattttttaatattttgttcactgctttgtATCTCAATGCCTAGTAGGTGCCCCAGTTTATTAACTGAGTCgccagatatttattgaatgtctttaATGCACTAGGCGCCGTCTTTGTTCTAAGTTGCCAGGGAAAGAGCAATAAACAAGACAGTCTACCTTGGTTGAGGTACTGTGCCTCATCAAATCATATGggtgaccttgtgcaagttaATTAACTTTTTGTGTCTCGTCATCTATGATACGGAAGAACAGTAGTTGGAGGATTCAGTGAGGTTAAAATAGGACAGGGCCTTGCACACACTAAATGTTAGATATTAAATAACCTAATACATTAATaatttacacatatataataatatagcATCTTTTTTTGACAGTGATAAGTGtcatagagaaaaagaatgagcCAAAAAGTGTCTGGGATCTGGGGACAGGCCGCTTCTGTTAGTGTGGTCATTGAAAGactaatcttttttttcaatagaatttcaaatttacatataaattgcAAGAATAGTAAAGAAATCTCATACACTTTTTAACCAGAATAACGATTTGCTATATTTTACTACATTTGCATTATCATGTTCTCTCTTgtggatatgtgtgtatatattgtaCACAATATGTATatgtgcttttttccccaaaccactTTAGAGTAAGTTTCAGACCTCGTGCCCCTTTAATCCCTAAATACTTACATGTGTATTTCCCAAAAAATGGATATTCTTTTGCAAAATCTCAGTACAATTATCAAAATCGAGAATTTTAGCAATAATACAATTCTTTAATACatctttcatatttaatttttgcttattgTCCCAACAATATAGCATTCCCTAAGATCCAGTCAGGATCACATTTTGCATTTGGTTGTCATGcctctttagtttcctttaatttaGAAAGGCggttaattaattttcattgtcCTTTATgatcttgacatttttgaagagtactggtgAGTTATTTTGTAGATGTCCCGAAGTTTGgatttctctgatattttctcatgattaattAGAATCAGGTTATGCATTTTGGGCAGGATGCCACTGAAAGAAATTGTGTCCTCAGTGTATCACATCAGGAGGCACAATATGTTGGCTTATTCCAATATTgatgatgttaactttgatcattttgttaaggtggtgtctgccaagGTTCCCTTTGTAACTAAGTATTTTGTAGGAAGTGGGAAGTTATTTTGGGACCATCCTGTTTTTCATCAGACCCTCACCCactgtttttaatattcattaatgATTCTTGCCTGAGTCAGTTATTCTAATGGTAACAAAGTAGTGATTGGAAGGCCTCTGTATTACTTTGttagggctaccataacaaaataccacgaACTGGGTGGTttaacagaagtttattttctcgaAGTTTCAGAAACTAGAAGTCCAGGGTCAaagtgttggcaggtttggttacTCCTGAGACCTCTCTCCTTAGTTTGCAGGTGGCAGCCTTCTGGCTGTGTCCCCAGAAGACGTTTTCTCTGTGTGGGTATCTtatccttttcttataaggacacagtcacattggtttagggcccaccctgactggcttattttacctTAATCAGCCTTTTAAAGACTTTATCTCCAAATATGTTACATTCTAAGGTAGTGGGGGCTGTGAATTCTACATATGAAtttggcagggatggggaggggggagtctATAACAGGTCAATAACAGTCTCTTTGGAATATGAAGCGTAGCTGAAACCTGAGGCCAGCCCTGCTAAACTATGGAAAGGCATTTCAGGAAGAGGGGAATAAGTAGAGAAGCCCTGAGACAGGAACATGATTGATGTCAAACTTAAGCcaattggtgagaatgtgaaatggtacacctactttggcaaaaaaaaaaaaaaaaaaaaaaaaaaaaaactttggcaGTTTCCTATAAAGTTAAATACATATCTACTCTGTGGCCCAGTAATCCCAtgcctaggtatttacccaagataaAGGAAAACTTACGTTCACAAATACACTGGCATAAGAATGTTTATCGTGGCTTTTTCCATAAGAGTCTCAAACTGGAAAATACTCTAATGTTCATCAGTGAATGACTAGATAACTAAATTGTGGTATTCTTGAACAAAGAAATGCTGttcagtggggggaaaaaaggaatgaagtattgatccGACAACAAGGATGAATCAAAGtaattttgctaagtgaaagaagccaggcaccagAGAGTATATATAAACTGGATGATTTTATATACGattctttaaaatgcaaactaatttatggtgacagaaagcaaattagtaGTTGGGGTGCggacagagggagggatggaatACAAAAGTATATGAGAAACTTTCTGAGGAGATGGATACGTTCATTATCTTGAAATTATCTTGTGATAGTTTCAAGGGGGCAGTATGTTAAAAAACACTTCAAACTGTACACACTTTAAATAAACGCAATTTAGGTACGTCAATTTTACagttttacctcaataaagctgtaaaaaaatggaggaaaaatacaTTCTATGTGATTCCATTAATATAAAGTCAAGCTGCACTGCCCTGCGGTGGCAGGAATCATATCAGTGGTTATCTTTGGATGGGAATTTAGATGCCAAGGGGCACAAGGGAATTTTCTGGGTGatggaattttattgtatgtaaattaagAATTgtaataaagttgatttaaaagatgaaaaagcaaaccCAAAACATGCCACCATGAACACTCACATTTTACTTAGAGCTTctaggggggtgggtatagctcagtggtagagcgcatgcttagcatgcatgagggcctgggttcaatccctagtacctccattaaatagataaataaacctgattatttAGAGCTTCTAGGGACAGAAGGCTGCCTCGTGCTCAGGAAGGGCTCTGTTCCTTCCCTCATCAGCCCCATGGGTTGAGCAAGGTCTCTTCCAGCCAGTTTCCCCACCTGAATTTTAAGAGAGCTTGGATCTGAAGTTCTGAGAAGACCATAAGGAATATAGATCCTGTCACATGCTTGTGAGAGGGGCCAGGCTACTTGAAAAATTGTTGATGGCTtgaccattttttcttttattctggtttttcttAAGTTACAAAAGTAACCTCTTCTTATGATGGccaatagccaacatttattaatgttttctctctctcaagcACTGGATTTCACAAATTCTCATGAATGACCATCCTGTGAGGTTTACTATCATcagccccattttccagatgaggagactgagggaggAGTTTGATCAGCTGGGATTGGAACTGAGATGCCAGGCTCTGCACACCACCTTACCCGGCTCAGCCCTTCCCAAAGTAAGCATTTATGGGAACGTTTATGGCAAGCCTTCCACGCCTTTCTCTGTTGACAAACAGGCCTACCTGGAGTTCCCTGGAGCCCCACACAGTGCCAGACATGATTGGAGGTCAACATTTAGTgacaagaagagaaggaaaagggacaaGTAGCAGTGAGGCTTTAGGCCCTTCCAGTAAACACTGGCCTTTGAGAGAGCtgacaaagaaaataagacataatGGAATTATGTGATTCCAAATAACATTAGCCCTCAAAGGACAATAAAGCCAGTGAAGGAATAGCAAGGGAGAAGGGAGGTGCTATTTTAGAGTGGATGGTTTGGGAAAACTGCTGTAAGGAGGTGACCATTGAGTAGAGACCTCATTGAAGTAAAAGAATCGGCGAAATACATACTGACTAGAAGTGCAGTCCTCCCTCGTCTGAGGGAAGATCAAGTGCAAtggccctgaggtgggaggctGCAAGGGGGCCTGTGGCACTGAGCGCAGGGAATAGGGGAGAGTCCTGAGGAGGCTCGGAGAATGCGGAGAGACGAGCTGGGGCCCACTCATGAGGCAGGGGCTTGTGGGCAGCAGTGAGGACATGGAGCAATGACAGCACGCGAAGCGCCGTGGTTAGTGATGCAGCTGGAGAGGGCTGAGGCTCAGGTGGGTTGCCCCGTAGCAAAAAGCAGAATGATCATGCACCCTCTCCATCCCTGGTACTTAAGGGGTGAGAACACCCAAGGGGCAGCCAGCCTGGGGTGAAGGGGGTGGTGCCATGGGAAGCAGTTGGCCTAGCCTGGGAGGGTAAGGGTGGGTGCAGTGGAGGAGTGTGGAGGGGATGGCAGCTGGGAGACGGGGCTGAGACCGCTCCAGTGGGAAGAGAGTGGGCAAGGGGAGGAAGGGTTGGGGGCTGGAAGTGGCGCGGGGCTATGGCAGAGATAATGGTGGTTGTAGTAGggtagctgggggtgggggcgggttaaggggagaggagggcttcAGAGGGGCCGTGGAGATGCTGAAGGACAGAAGCTGGAGGTGGGTACCTCAATAGAGGGTATACTCTGAGTGGGGTGCTATGCTGTCGTCTTAAACTCCCCTTGCGTAATGGAACTGGATTTCAGAAGCTCCGGGAGGGCCGTGTCCAAGAGAAACCAGAGTCTGTCGTGCTGCCTAACACCATGGGTCTCACAGCAACTATTATACAAATGGGAAGATTGAGCCTCGGAAGCTGTTACATCCCACAAGTGAAATAGCTAAAATCTGACACCCAGCAGCCCTGGGTTTAAATGACCAAGCTCTTAACCCTTATACAAACCGGTGTTCTCAAGCTTGAGTGCACCTCAGCATCACACGTAGGGCTGGTAACAAACTAGATTgctagcccccccccccccaagagcgGCCAATCGGTTAAGTCTCGGGTAGGGCTTAATTTGCGTATCTAACTAGATCCGGGTGGTGCTGATGTTCACGTTGCTGTATGGGAaccacactttgggaaccacTACCCTACGCTACACTGCCCCTAGACCGAGCACAAATCTGGGGCAATTGTAGGGGACTGGAGTTCTGGCAAAGAATTTGGGGATGGATTGGAGCAAAGAAGACACGAGGTGattattaaaatcaagaaaacaaaaacagtttataAGGAAAACGTAATCATCATAAATTACAATGCCCAGCTggaaataatattacattgtcaTTGTAATGTAAAAACAGTGCATTGATTTAACCaaaaattatgatataattaTTTTGGGAAAATTGGAGGTGGGCGGGtgtagacagagagagaggaaaactaAGTCCTTATTCTCCATAGCTGTAAGTTAGTGACACCATAATCAGGTATAAAGAAGTAACTATAGAATGAGTTATTGCTTCATGGGATGGGACTTGATGGTGAGACAGAATTTTTGTTATAAGCCTTGTAGTGGTATCTAACCTGTAGTAGTAACTAACTCTTAaacattatgtatatttattacttggattaaaattgaaattaaaaataaaagtggcaTGGGTTTAAGCCACCACTGAAACAGCCTGTCAGCTTGGTGGCGCTGTTCAGCTTCTGGCTGTAACATCCACCTGTTGTCTTTGTATTACCTGGAAGCATCTGGAGGGCTACAAGTAATAAGTACCCAAATCACACCCTGGGGACACTGCACTAGAGACATTGCAGCCACTAGACTCAACAGAGAGGGCCCCTCGTCTATTTAACAAGGATCTGAGTCACAGAAAACAGAGGGAAGCAGATTCAGCCACCCTGTTTCCCAAACTTAAAGGATTGTTCTAATTTCCTCCAACCTGCCAATGAAAAGGCTCAGAAATTCCaacccttcttcctctcccatctGGGAATGCCATAGAAGTTCTTTATCAGGCTATTATCTGAATATTTGCTGCAGAAAACTGGTTGCTAAATTCCTAGGAGTTATTTATGATTTTTGGAAAGATAAAGGAATATGATGCAGAGCTAGCAGGGCAAAGTCCTTTATTCTACAACTAGTGGAACGTTCCAAATAAAGGATTGGGGGATCTGGTTGAAATGTACATAACGTAGGACAACAAAGTACACTCGTTGATCAAAGGGTAAAGCACACAGCCTTTTAGGAAGGCAATTTGATAACTCAttgtttattaatatatttaaaaattcatacactCTGaaccagcaatttcatttctagaatttatCCTATAGAAATGTTTACCCAAGTGTGGAACAATATATATGTGCTATAAGGATTTTTATTGTGATCATTTGTCAtagtaaaatattagaaatactcAAGTGCCAGAGACGGGATTAGTTACATAGAGGCACACATTTGAATGTCATGGAGCCATCAAAAAGAAGGAATTAGCTCCATGTGTACTACCACAGAGCAAGTATTCACAATATATTGttatatgaaaaagcaaatgtaaacTAGGATCTAAAGTATGACctcatattttgtttaaatatgtgTACACAGTTGCTAACCTTCATTGAGTTGTTTATTTGGGGCTGTCCTACATGCTTTATATGTGCTAATTTATTATTCCAGTATGCCTGTAGGGTAGGTTTcattattaccttcatttttcatagaaactgaggcacagagaagttatgtGACTTTCTCGAGGTGGTACCATTAAGAAATGGTGGAACT contains:
- the STK35 gene encoding serine/threonine-protein kinase 35, whose product is MGHQEPPRARVRAGGAAYIKGLRKGLSWREHVESLAAQFSPESDAAITRAAAGCAARLARATASRAAPYRRQPQPGADHPQPGALGGKRAARKWKGASQVTIQGPAPPRPGAGRRDEAGGARAAPLLLPPPPAAMETGEEDGARRGTQSPERKRRSPVPRALSAKLRPAAAAQAMDPVAAEAPGEAYLARRRPEGGGGSARPRYSLLAEIGRGSYGVVYEAVAGRSGARVAVKKIRCDAPENVELALAEFWALTSLKRRHQNVVQFEECVLQRNGLAQRMSHGNKSSQLYLRLVETSLKGERILGYAEEPCYLWFVMEFCEGGDLNQYVLSRRPDPATNKSFMLQLTSAIAFLHKNHIVHRDLKPDNILITERSGTPILKVADFGLSKVCAGLAPRGKEGDQDNKNVNVNKYWLSSACGSDFYMAPEVWEGHYTAKADIFALGIIIWAMIERITFIDSETKKELLGTYIKQGTEIVPVGEALLENPKMELHIPQKRRTSMSEGIKQLLKDMLAANPQDRPDAFELETRMDQVTCAA